In a genomic window of Phycodurus eques isolate BA_2022a chromosome 2, UOR_Pequ_1.1, whole genome shotgun sequence:
- the psma4 gene encoding proteasome subunit alpha type-4, whose product MSRRYDSRTTIFSPEGRLYQVEYAMEAIGHAGTCLGILANDGVLLAAERRNIHKLLDEVFFSEKIYKLNEDMACSVAGITSDANVLTNELRLIAQRYLLQYQEPIPCEQLVTALCDIKQAYTQFGGKRPFGVSLLYMGWDKHYGFQLYQSDPSGNYGGWKATCIGNNSAAAVSMLKQDYKEGEMALSSALALAVKVLNKTMDVSKLSAEKVEIATLTREDGKTNIKVLKQKEVEELIKRHEAEEAKAEKDKKEKEQKEKDK is encoded by the exons ATG TCTCGCAGGTATGATTCCCGGACAACCATATTTTCCCCTGAAG GTCGGTTGTATCAGGTGGAATACGCAATGGAAGCAATTGGCCACGCGGGAACCTGTCTTGGGATTCTGGCAAACGATGGAGTGCTGCTCGCAGCAGAGAGACGCAACATCCACAAACTGTTGGATGAGGTCTTTTTCTCTGAAAAGATCTACAAGCTCAATGA aGACATGGCTTGCAGTGTCGCAGGGATCACATCAGATGCTAATGTACTGACAAATGAACTTCGCCTAATTGCGCAGAG ATATTTATTGCAGTACCAGGAGCCAATCCCCTGTGAGCAGTTGGTGACAGCACTGTGTGACATCAAGCAGGCCTACACTCAATTTGGAG GCAAGAGGCCATTTGGTGTCTCTCTCTTGTACATGGGCTGGGACAAACACTATGGCTTCCAGCTGTACCAAAGTGACCCAAGTGGTAACTATGGAGGCTGGAAAGCAACATGCATCGGCAACAACAGCGCT GCCGCAGTGTCCATGTTGAAGCAGGACTACAAAGAGGGAGAGATGGCTCTGTCCTCGGCTTTGGCTCTGGCTGTCAAAGTTCTCAACAAAACTATGGATGTCAGCAAGCTTTCTGCAGAGAAAG TGGAGATTGCCACCCTGACACGGGAGGAtggcaaaacaaacatcaagGTGTTGAAACAAAAAGAGGTCGAAGAGCTGATCAAGAGACACGAGGCTGAGGAGGCTAAGGCTGAGAAAGACAAAAAGGAGAAGGAGCAGAAAGAAAaggataaataa